The following coding sequences are from one Lycium ferocissimum isolate CSIRO_LF1 chromosome 3, AGI_CSIRO_Lferr_CH_V1, whole genome shotgun sequence window:
- the LOC132050148 gene encoding uncharacterized protein LOC132050148 produces MSWSCSRCTFLNSPSQKSSCQICLSDPPLSISSSTNSVTKPKWACKGCTFMNPYHSISCEICGTRVSASGLAILETDDDELCSSVGNVFLPLLRPCSNKGQSSISIGVEDDVKESVRFRCANAANKRKNREEEPLGVEDDVVGYRGVNAATMAVEVSDSVDQEPGKTFSASNSKVLKILTYNVWFADIEMNKRIRALSHLIALHAPDVICFQEVTPEIYDIFQQSSWWKMYSCSISNVMELTRGYFCMQLSKIAVKSYSCKPFSNSIMGRELCIAEIEVQKDMSLVVATSHLESPCPGPPKWDQMYSKERVEQAKEAVDLLDRKRNAIFCGDMNWDDKLDGQFPLPDGWIDAWGKMKPEEIGWTYDTKSNKMLSANRTLQKRLDRFVCKLRDFCISDIKMIGKEAIPNVTYIKEKKVKSEVKRLTLPVLPSDHYGLLLEISPK; encoded by the exons ATGTCTTGGTCATGTTCAAGATGCACATTCTTAAACTCTCCATCACAAAAATCATCTTGCCAAATCTGTTTATCTGACCCACCACTATCAATCTCATCATCAACAAATTCAGTGACAAAACCCAAATGGGCATGTAAAGGTTGTACCTTTATGAACCCTTATCATAGTATAAGTTGTGAAATATGTGGAACTAGGGTTTCTGCTTCTGGACTTGCTATTCTTGAaactgatgatgatgagttgTGTTCTTCTGTTGGAAATGTGTTCTTGCCTTTGTTGAGGCCTTGTAGTAATAAAGGGCAGAGTAGTATTAGTATTGGTGTTGAGGATGATGTGAAGGAGTCTGTTAGGTTTAGATGTGCAAATGCTGCAAACAAGAGGAAAAATAGGGAGGAGGAACCACTTGGGGTTGAAGATGATGTTGTTGGGTATAGGGGTGTAAACGCTGCAACTATGGCAGTTGAAGTATCGG ATTCAGTGGATCAGGAACCAGGCAAAACTTTCTCAGCCAGTAACTCCAAGGTGTTGAAGATCTTGACCTATAATGTGTGGTTTGCAGATATAGAGATGAACAAGAGGATAAGAGCTCTAAGTCATCTTATTGCACTGCATGCTCCAGACGTTATATGTTTTCAG GAGGTTACTCCAGAAATATATGACATTTTTCAGCAGTCTAGTTGGTGGAAAATGTATTCTTGTTCTATTTCAAATGTGATGGAATTGACGAGAGGATACTTCTGCATGCAG TTGAGCAAAATTGCAGTGAAATCCTACAGCTGCAAGCCATTTAGCAACTCTATAATGGGAAGGGAACTCTGTATAGCTGAGATTGAAGTTCAGAAAGATATGAGCTTGGTCGTTGCTACCAGCCATCTTGAGAGTCCCTGCCCTGGCCCACCCAAGTGGGATCAAATGTACAGCAAGGAACGTGTGGAGCAAGCCAAGGAAGCTGTGGATTTACTTGACAGAAAACGTAATGCAATCTTTTGTGGTGATATGAACTGGGATGACAAATTGGACGGTCAATTTCCTCTACCTGATGGATGGATTGATGCTTGGGGAAAAATGAAGCCCGAAGAAATCGGATGGACATATGACACCAAGTCAAACAAAATGTTAAGCGCCAACCGGACGCTGCAGAAACGTTTGGACAGGTTTGTTTGCAAACTGCGAGATTTCTGTATAAGTGATATAAAGATGATTGGGAAGGAAGCAATTCCAAATGTCACATATATCAAGGAAAAGAAAGTGAAGAGTGAAGTTAAGAGATTGACCCTACCTGTTTTGCCTAGCGATCATTATGGTCTGCTTTTGGAGATCTCTCCTAAGTAG